tcctgtattgcttatgggatttatgtgtttcctctctaagtgcttctacctgttcacttgccttttcttatatttctttatgtgagttatttatatctctttaaaaggattctattatcattaagataagattttaggtcatcttcctgactttcaagtgcatttgtctatccagggcttgctgtggtgggagaagtagtttctgataatgccaaagtttactggcttctgtttctcatggtcttgctcttgcctgttgtcatatggttatagggagtttttttctggttggggtgtttctgtttgggagttttcttttttgtccctaggttgactcaagtctcatggtaggccagttgccttggatgtggcaaacctcctgtgggatcttctgactgtggaaccttcagaggggcatgtacactggtgacttgttgccctggtggccgtgtgtcttcacggaggccttcttgaagacctttgaattgtgggttctttagagaggcagagaagctggagatatgttgccctggctgtgacacatttattgggatgccttcatactgtttactcttgagaggatttgtcaagctgttgccctatgtttcgctgttaaccagggaagcataagtactgtaggttttgtttccctgcatgcaaaagaattcccgacaggctttcagactgtcgattcagtttctctgcatgctgcagtgcccctgggaggtcttcagactttggtgtcagttgtccatttactctgtttgcagaattcctgggtttgtgatttgacttttgtgtcagttgccctgcatgccacagaaatcctgtgaagccttcaggcttttattttcatgggcagaggcagactagctagtagtctgtcccaacaaaatttcacagccagaagtgtaggatatggaaaatttaaacattggaaatgaacattcaattgccagcttacctggactggcaacctcttgttaatactggagccaagtgcatatttatttcaatactgagaatacttgtaagatttggaaacagaggcagttgttcagaaagaatgaagctcctgtctgattcctgctctgtaacagtccaaaccaaatgctgggtaggcaggatgggtaaatcagtgctctctgtacgttttttgacgtgttttcttttactagattctccagaacatattccaataggttcggaacacacatagggctgaaggtccctccttgtatccaaaattccaaatgccttcaagtgcacccatagaaaccagaccccaaaggcttcaagagactgcaaggaacttaccctttcaagtttattacagtcccatattgaccccaacaaatccaatgcaatcaagtctttcagtccctgaaagggacctacatcagcaagagttccaaggaccatcaagaaaatcaggtatccaaatgcaactagatactgtactgggcccaggtttacctactttgaaaaaaccctcagggcgtctaagttatcaaatacataattgaaatcttgtttccatgttctcataggatctgtggtactgtcagagaaatatggtgaccatcaatctggccctgtgacttcaagaaaggtgcggaaggaacgcattgtgtactccaaaaaacaaaagcacctgctgcaagaacattttgataagtgtcagtacccaaaccaggatcaatgtgtgaagctggcagagttagttggtgtgacagcgagggacatcaaggtctgcccctctcttttccctcaatccaacagcaaaaatctacactttcccatcagaaactttaattttgttcttaaatgcttagggcagtgatgacagttttaggtggtggatatttatgaatcaaatgctgggactcaaatttttatcaacctggtagcaatatagaatagcactgtttccatgcagggtctcagaaatctaatcaccagagctcctgctaaaatacaggacacactggctcaatctccccagtcttatgttgtctggttacacacaatctactttattataatatcttagccatcttgagtttcctgcttctttgtttctgacatgtgaatcattgctatacaaacaccttttatccaaaatcttcaccttgtggtcctgttaggggacaacaggcattcttctgatatcttctttcttttccagatctggtttaagaacagccgagctaagtacaagcggatggctctccagaatattacagaagctttgccagagaccaatggaagttcaaaaccagtttttgaatcaacccactttcctggttccatacctcttgttgctgctgagaatggagagcccatgtgttcaggcacatttagtgagggttccattcccaaactcaactgcatccaggaatcttctctgcatcattatcaggccagtgatgcagacaggtgtagtcagcaggaagatctgcttgttggccatgctcccattatagattgggattctggtcaatcagcagcagttgaagcccagactgatctagcagtgactgaatctacagatgtcctagaagctgccacccattgcccagaggaggctcaaggttcaggtccatctgcagaggaactctggcaaagaatccttgacgacttggagaaatccgaggactggcttactccagtgactgaatctacagatgtcctagaagctgccacccattgcccagaggaggctcaaggttcaggtccatctgcagaggaactctggcaaagaatcattgacgactttgacatacccgaggactggcttactccagtgactgaatctacagatgtcctagaagctgccacccattgcccagaggaggctcgaggttcaggtccatctgcagaggaactctggcaaagaatccttgacgactttgacaaatccgaggactggcttactctggattacaccccaaatccaacttacttctctcagctccttgaccattccagacatttatagtcatgaagaagtgtgttatgtacacccttcatctcagtatttgtgggaattaaccaggcctttctgtagacgttgtgtaacactgtggtttatatagaggggttgtttcaaagcaactgtaaatattcattcttcattgttacattatgttctcatgaaataaaaggagaaatagttcctgaaaattattttattacatatattatccatttacattccagtcactactgcatatgtcccactgacctatagttcttcacccaacacattaggtaaagttttcccctaatattttttaacgttttttacctttattacgatagtatcacatactataatagaataggagattaactaattcagaaagaaataaatcaggataaagtgtccttgccatttttgtttacattaaggattcagaaagtggaacaaattaagacgactaggtaaacacctaaaaccatgccaacttagctaaagttacataatattaggattcaaaccctaatttagatattaccaaattattctctaagtaaataagagacccaaaacgttattgagtataacaacttacacatgaaatatacagcactttgttttctcagaaagcaatagggcagctcttaggcattttctttgtacagtgactagaaaatcttgatatgactaggcacctcagctttaccagtaagctgatcagatatagcatatagcactttaatagagaggtaacacttcaggtttcagaaggcagcaataattctattttggcttttatactaaatgcttattatatttaaggtgacaattgaagcatatgatgtgaaggtcattaagatttaatgacaatcattacagtgtcttgcaatgtacacacaactgtataatgcttctctggaatgaaaacagtgttgattaattggattttacatacccacacagagaaaacttaaaaaataactatcaaaggcaatgtactatgctgatgtactaaattcaaagtatgccacagaactgaaacacatgactaacaccgtgctttgttctaggagaaagctgaccagttctcagggaaagctaagcctacaccatttatcctaataaccatggcttatataaacacatcaggttcccagtaaagaaccaaatctaggaatgtaagtaaaactttgagtgttttacatctctagaacctggctaaggctacacatctatcttcaaatcagaagctgatatgaaatagagtgaggttcccagctatgatagaaaatagaaaggcttccaagcaccatattccctcaggttccaggaaagcatcatgtgagaaatagagaagtaggcaaagaggaaagctggaaacattcagctgtgatgtgattcactgtacaaggcatttaaagttcaggactggagtgaaccatcatgcttttcataatgctgggagctatccgtttaataatgttcccagataaaagcaggcatgatcgtgagggtaaccacagtcccagcttttgacagtctatctgcagtctgagcatccttcaagccactgacattctgtcccttgatctcacagatgtggttgtcagttagaaggctattactggtagcagaattatccttcactatggatgagattttaacacttctaacgataaagcaaatatccaggtgatgcacagagatagcagacacacagaagtgtggagaagccagagagcacagctaggagaatccctgttgctcagaggatcatgtcaagtactcccaggcaggaagcgtttggtttctatctccagctggggacgatcctctcccacagagtgccatatcctggttaatcagggagatagctaaccacacaggagtgcagagaggtttgagagcacagggaggaccacccctgctgctcagaggaaccagcccaaaatcctgagaacacaggtacccaggatcagcctgggacagaagacttctgatttttgtctgcatccagataagatgctgggcctgggtacctgtgttctcaggattttgggccacagaattacatatagaaataccaccacaaggaagctagtctttcaggagtgcctaccaatctgtgtccaaaagtgaggccaccaccattctcaaatttctggacaaagtgggacgtgttaagaaccatcaggacacaggaatcaagaatcagcgggtgacaggatactttgatttctttatgtacacctgagctcacacattatcccagctctgcatacataaactcctcctagagagaatgggtctcccaggagttcagatacataggctagcaggacagttaaaccacagtcagagacatcaagaccagctagcaccagagataaccagatggcaaaaatcaaatgcaagaacactggcaacaaaccaagtcaacatggaaccatgcgaacccagttctcccacaacagcaagtcctggatagcccaacacaccagaaaaacaagatctgggtttaaaattacatctcatgatgctgataaaggacgtcagagaggacataaatagttcccttaaatacaaacaggagaacatttgtcaacaggtagaagcccttaaagagaaaacacaaaactttcttaaggaattacaggaaaacacacacacacacacacacacacacacacacacacacacacacacacacacaaacaaaccaaagaaacaaaaaaaaacaggtgaaggaattgaacaaaaccatacaggatctaatagtggaactagaaacaacaaagaaatcacaaagggatacaactctggagatagaaaaccttggtaagaattcaagagtcatagatacaagcatcagaaacagaatagaagagttagatgaaggaatctcagatgctgaagataccatagaaagcattgactcaaccatcaaggaaaatgcaaaatgcagaaaccgtgtaacccaaaacattcaggaaatccagaccacaatgagaggagcaaacctaaggactataggtatagaggagcataaagatttacaacttaattgaccagtaaataacttcaacaaaattgtagaagaaaacttccctgacgtaaagagagagatgcctgtgaccattcaagaagcctacagaaatccaaacagactggacaagaacagatatgcacttgacaaagaaagaccattcaaacctgtaatggaaaggaaaacttatcagaattacgccagacttctcaccagagaccatgaaaacaagaagatcttgtgcagatctcatacagatcataagagaaaacaaatgctagcccagactactatacccaccaaaactcttatcaccatatatggaaaaactaagatattccatgataaaacaaaatttgcccaatatctttccacaaatctagccctacaaaggataatataaaatgccagcacaaggagggaaactacaccttagaaaaaggaagtaataatctttcaacacatccaaaagaggagaagcactcaaacataaaaattacatcaaaaataaccgggagcaacaatcacttttccttaatatctcttaatctcaatgaacataatttaccaataaaaacatagactaacagactggatttgaaaacaggatccaggattttgctacatagaaatctacctcagtgacaaagacaggcactacaagctacaggaccacatatgtagggaccttggtcagacctatacaaactgcctgattgttgcttccatctctgtaaatctctgtaagcctagcttatttgatccggtgggctgtgttttcttggtattttcaactgctctaactactgcagtcttttacccgttctgtggcgcttccgtggctctgcctatatttctgcctatgtgcctctgctttaggtctcattggttgctgaatggcaggcatcagattaaaattgggctagccagttctccaggagtataacaatgagcatagcatagttatgcaaggttcccattgacaaacataacagagtatcattgatagtgtcaggggttgcttcttgcccataggatggtttacaatttgtgctggcaattaattggaaattgcctcagtttctccttcatctttgtctaggcagtgtttcccattaataaatacatccattttatgttctcaacactacctacctctcaacattacctgacagtcactactctattccctttctctcatagggtttccccatgggtctaccttgaacctaatgcatcaagtctctgcaggatcaggtgcatcctctccttttgaggccactcaaggcagcctaggaagaagaatggctccagtgacagccattagcttccaatctagttattgggggacccacatgaagactgaggtgcacatctgctaaatatattatgggggcctaagttcaacccatgtgtgtgtgtgtgtgtgtgtgtgtgtgtgtgtgtgtgtgtgtgtgtggtcttttgttggctactgagtctgtgagagctcccaagagggctggtccccaggttttgccattcttctccaacatccactctgctgattttataggtgtgtgccaaatgagtctgttactctcagtttcttttcctaactaatgtgcagttaatttttctttaaataaaagtactttcttttctttattcgatatattttcatttacatttcaaatgatttccccttttctagacccccaaaccccgaaagtcccatcagcccccttccctccccctgttctccccccccaccccttcccaattccctgttctggtttgtgctataatgcttgactgagtctttccagaactgggggccactcctctgttcttcttgtacctcatttgatgtgtggattatgtttttggtattccagttttc
This portion of the Apodemus sylvaticus chromosome 1, mApoSyl1.1, whole genome shotgun sequence genome encodes:
- the LOC127683579 gene encoding homeobox protein DLX-4-like, with the translated sequence GPSLYPKFQMPSSAPIETRPQRLQETARNLPFQVYYSPILTPTNPMQSSLSVPERDLHQQEFQGPSRKSGSVVLSEKYGDHQSGPVTSRKVRKERIVYSKKQKHLLQEHFDKCQYPNQDQCVKLAELVGVTARDIKIWFKNSRAKYKRMALQNITEALPETNGSSKPVFESTHFPGSIPLVAAENGEPMCSGTFSEGSIPKLNCIQESSLHHYQASDADRCSQQEDLLVGHAPIIDWDSGQSAAVEAQTDLAVTESTDVLEAATHCPEEAQGSGPSAEELWQRIL